The following are encoded together in the Penicillium digitatum chromosome 3, complete sequence genome:
- a CDS encoding Terpenoid cyclases/protein prenyltransferase alpha-alpha toroid → MALVSGPGRAGGSPADSELHASKHVTYIKNLDTRRDELEYWLTEHLRLNGVYWGLTALHILGHPDTLPRDQTIDFVLSCQNDNGGFGAAPGHDAHMLYTVSAVQILITIDAVDELDKRGRGGKEKVGSFIANLQNADGSFMGDQWGETDTRFLYGALNALSLLRLMDLVDVPKAVSHVQSCENLDGAYGIRPGAESHAGQVFTCIGALAIAGRLDLVNKDRLGAWLSERQIESGGFNGRPEKLADACYSWWVGSSLAMIDRLHWIDGEKLAAFILQCQDPDAGGFADRPGNMVDVYHTHFSLAGLSLLKLNGLQEIDAVYCMPRSITAKCLAG, encoded by the exons ATGGCTCTAGTTTCGGGCCCTGGTAGAGCCGGGGGTAGCCCCGCAGACTCTGAACTGCACGCCTCAAAGCATGTGACTTACATCAAGAACCTGGACACT AGGAGAGATGAGCTAGAATATTGGCTGACCGAGCACCTACGACTAAATGGTGTTTACTGGGGTCTCACAGCCCTGCATATCCTAGGTCATCCGGATACGTTACCTCGAGATCAGACCATCGACTTTGTTCTCTCGTGCCAAAATGACAATGGAGGCTTCGGTGCTGCCCCAGGTCATGATGcccatatgttgtacaccgTCTCTGCCGTTCAAATCCTCATAACTATTGATGCTGTTGATGAACTTGACAAGCGGGGCCGAGGTGGCAAGGAGAAAGTTGGATCTT TCATTGCAAACCTACAGAATGCAGATGGCTCCTTCATGGGGGACCAATGGGGCGAAACAGATACCCGTTTCTTATACGGTGCCCTCAATGCATTGTCACTGTTACGTCTAATGGACCTGGTCGATGTCCCCAAAGCCGTTTCTCACGTTCAGAGTTGTGAGAACTTGGATGGAGCTTATGGTATCCGCCCCGGTGCCGAGTCTCACGCTGGCCAGGTATTCACTTGCATTGGCGCGTTGGCCATCGCTGGCCGCTTGGACTTGGTGAATAAGGATCGCCTCGGAGCTTGGCTCAGTGAGCGCCAAATCGAAAGCGGCGGTTTCAATGGTCGACCAGAAAAGCTTGCAGATGCGTGCTACAGCTGGTGGGTTGGATCAAGCCTTGCCATGATTGACCGTCTGCACTGGATCGATGGCGAGAAACTCGCCGCATTTATTCTACAATGCCAA GACCCTGATGCTGGTGGCTTTGCTGATCGACCAGGAAACATGGTAGATGTATACCACACACACTTCAGCCTTGCGGGGCTGAGCTTATTGAAGTTGAATGGCCTTCAAGAGATCGATGCTGTTTA CTGCATGCCCAGGTCGATCACTGCTAAATGCCTTGCGGGATGA
- a CDS encoding Terpenoid cyclases/protein prenyltransferase alpha-alpha toroid → MDDTILLCSICPGQPQFSDVSHLLTHAASKAHLANHFKLKLRTDDPNAIELLKQYDDWFDANGFAKQLAARMASKEIRKKRKSDEASSSQTTKRTKSQASDVELEGSSTRTITSTPVPDCLDPRLADSHIDKQHHQTITPTTPNRLSTANSNAKAQTGPVLRSMRSLNGTKSNFLQPVDASGPSTETRSLALPMTSIQCRRKPDPLERTWTSGKDNSDPFIDSGDQTQTSSGDAEMDKARAEEIARLKGVLWPGMDIFDSATAQMRRRRNQKKDSTVLKMMELGSSLVEPTELVFSPHGTMLKERVITGNVEEYSPLKGETPIPRRGLTRTRIARLTTADPNVPRAVDRKRQKTERDHKKLEESVKEERKSPRRSRRAVDRAQSYVGNDDEFGFTVNTFGKRPRGGFDVFVDEEKEEDDGKTFYQELEYRTQFDTLTPTRLVLNGKTNTGIHASRTGHISLDKENIEPILNPQGRIGPPGWHSPFAKRTDPDDFGFGPAYLSDLGDPYDSFDKAGYRFNPLQAPSKPPFYDSQYEEEQIAAQNGWLSIDQTVPSEETIPEDDHFPAYYLTTDAN, encoded by the coding sequence ATGGATGACACCATCCTATTGTGCAGCATCTGTCCTGGGCAGCCCCAGTTCAGCGATGTTTCCCACTTGTTGACACATGCTGCCTCCAAGGCTCACCTAGCCAACCACTTCAAGCTCAAGCTCCGCACTGATGATCCCAACGCAATCGAGCTCCTCAAGCAGTACGACGACTGGTTCGACGCCAATGGCTTCGCGAAGCAGCTGGCTGCTCGCATGGCTAGCAAAGAAATtcggaagaaaagaaagtctGATGAAGCATCGTCTTCCCAGACCACTAAACGCACAAAAAGCCAAGCATCCGATGTCGAGCTTGAGGGCTCCAGCACTCGCACAATTACAAGCACCCCAGTTCCTGATTGCCTCGATCCTCGCCTAGCCGATTCTCACATTGACAAACAGCACCATCAAACCATCACGCCAACTACTCCAAACAGATTGTCTACGGCGAACAGCAACGCAAAAGCTCAAACGGGTCCGGTCCTTCGCTCGATGCGATCCTTGAATGGCACAAAGTCAAACTTCCTGCAGCCGGTGGATGCTTCTGGACCTAGCACTGAAACCCGATCGTTGGCTTTGCCGATGACATCGATACAGTGCCGACGTAAACCGGACCCCCTGGAGAGAACCTGGACTTCCGGCAAAGATAACTCTGATCCTTTCATCGACTCTGGCGATCAGACTCAGACATCGTCTGGTGACGCTGAGATGGACAAGGCTCGGGCCGAAGAAATTGCAAGACTTAAGGGAGTTCTATGGCCAGGCATGGATATTTTTGATTCCGCAACGGCGCAGATGCGTCGTCGGCGCAACCAGAAGAAGGATAGTACTGtgttgaagatgatggaaCTTGGTTCTTCGCTTGTGGAGCCAACCGAACTGGTCTTTTCCCCACATGGAACCATGTTGAAGGAGCGTGTGATCACGGGCAATGTGGAGGAATACAGCCCACTGAAAGGGGAGACTCCAATCCCCAGGCGAGGCCTCACTCGTACCAGGATTGCTCGTTTGACCACAGCAGACCCCAACGTGCCCCGTGCTGTGGACAGAAAGCGACAAAAAACCGAGAGAGACCACAAAAAACTTGAAGAATCAGTCAAAGAAGAGCGAAAATCCCCCCGCCGCTCGCGCCGCGCAGTAGACCGTGCTCAATCTTATGTTGGCAACGATGACGAGTTTGGTTTTACTGTCAATACCTTTGGCAAACGGCCGAGGGGTGGCTTCGACGTCTTTGTTgatgaagaaaaagaagaagacgatgGCAAAACATTTTATCAGGAACTGGAATACAGAACGCAATTTGACACACTGACCCCCACTCGCCTTGTTTTGAACGGAAAGACGAACACCGGTATTCATGCCTCGAGAACTGGGCACATATCCCTCGACAAAGAAAACATCGAGCCTATTCTGAACCCCCAAGGCCGAATTGGCCCCCCTGGTTGGCACTCCCCATTCGCTAAACGCACTGACCCTGATGACTTTGGATTCGGCCCTGCATACCTTTCTGATCTTGGGGATCCGTATGACAGCTTTGACAAGGCTGGGTATCGATTCAACCCTCTGCAGGCCCCCTCGAAGCCCCCTTTCTATGACAGCCAGTACGAAGAGGAGCAAATTGCAGCCCAGAATGGCTGGCTTTCAATTGACCAGACAGTTCCATCTGAAGAAACCATCCCGGAAGACGATCACTTTCCTGCATACTACTTGACCACCGATGCGAACTAA